One Mesorhizobium sp. L-2-11 genomic region harbors:
- a CDS encoding DUF4158 domain-containing protein translates to MGLRVSLEVLTGAWSLSFADIDFLKVKAAGSRLGLAVQLKFFAANGYFTTAAAEAPDDAVSYLAEQLGVSKADLCRYDFSGRSGRRHCAEI, encoded by the coding sequence ATGGGTTTGCGCGTTTCGCTCGAGGTGTTGACCGGGGCGTGGAGCCTCTCTTTTGCCGACATCGACTTTTTGAAGGTCAAGGCGGCCGGGTCGAGGCTTGGACTGGCGGTTCAACTGAAGTTCTTCGCCGCGAACGGATATTTCACCACCGCGGCGGCTGAGGCCCCCGATGACGCGGTTTCGTATCTGGCCGAGCAGCTTGGCGTCAGCAAGGCAGATCTCTGCCGGTATGATTTTTCGGGGCGTTCAGGGCGGCGCCATTGCGCCGAGATTTAG
- a CDS encoding Tn3 family transposase, with protein sequence MMRETQIIDGMIDLLVETIHKIGVRSKRKVVGGIARDIEKVYGKERLLVDIAGAAIEAPGGRVCDVIFPVAGKEKLAAIVKEHRAKGTLERRIYQVMRGSYAGHYRRILPKLLSVLEFRSNNAVHRPVLGALDWIRRAFETGCRVVPRNGVPIEGVIPPKCRGAIIGKDGRINRISYELCVLSQLRDRIRAKEIWVVGADHYRNPDDDLPKDFESRRAAYYNALNLTSDARAFTRKIQAELERELRLLNAELPRNDKARILWRGENRISITPFQPLPEPQGLRSVKAEIGRRWPMTELLDVLKETALDTGFLDAFETSASRVALSRGALDRRLILCLYGLGTNAGLKRVAAGCPDVSYEELLHVGRRFIHRDALEAACGRVANATLAIRNTAIWGEAGTACASDSKKFGAWDGNLMTEWHVRYGGRGVMIYWHVEKGSTCVFSQLKRCSSSEVASMIKGVLRHCTDMEIQRQYVDSHGQSSIGFAFCHLLGFELAPRLKAIARQTLALPHPGLRACPICFPFFPASSTGRRSSRMHSGLADPEAILRRFARAEVMHPTYKALAELGRAIKTIFLCRYLRHEKFRREIHEGLNVIENWNSANSFVFFGKGGEIASNRVDEQEISVLALHLLQASLVYVNTRMMQSVLSEPKWSARLTPEDYRGLTPLIRARQSLWPLQPRPEQQDRF encoded by the coding sequence ATGATGCGGGAAACACAGATCATCGACGGCATGATCGACCTGCTGGTGGAGACCATCCACAAGATCGGGGTGCGTTCGAAGCGCAAGGTGGTGGGCGGCATCGCGCGTGACATCGAGAAGGTTTACGGCAAGGAGCGGCTGCTGGTCGATATCGCGGGTGCCGCGATCGAGGCGCCGGGTGGCCGGGTCTGCGATGTGATCTTTCCGGTAGCGGGCAAGGAGAAGCTTGCGGCGATCGTCAAGGAGCATCGGGCGAAGGGCACGCTCGAACGGCGCATCTACCAGGTTATGCGTGGATCCTATGCCGGTCACTATCGAAGAATCCTGCCGAAGCTTCTTTCGGTTCTGGAGTTTCGTTCGAACAATGCCGTGCATCGGCCCGTGCTTGGGGCGTTGGACTGGATCAGGCGGGCCTTCGAAACCGGTTGCCGCGTGGTGCCGCGGAACGGGGTGCCGATCGAAGGCGTCATTCCGCCGAAATGCCGCGGCGCGATCATCGGCAAGGACGGACGCATCAACCGGATCAGCTATGAACTGTGCGTGCTCAGTCAGTTGCGCGACCGCATCCGGGCCAAGGAAATCTGGGTGGTCGGGGCGGACCACTATCGCAATCCGGACGACGATCTGCCCAAGGATTTCGAGAGCCGACGGGCGGCCTACTACAACGCGCTCAACCTGACGTCGGATGCGCGAGCTTTCACGCGCAAAATCCAGGCCGAGCTTGAGCGGGAATTGCGGCTGCTGAATGCCGAACTCCCCCGCAACGACAAGGCACGCATTCTCTGGCGCGGCGAGAACCGCATCTCGATCACGCCGTTCCAGCCGCTGCCGGAACCGCAAGGCCTACGATCGGTCAAGGCCGAGATCGGCCGGCGTTGGCCGATGACGGAACTGCTGGATGTGTTGAAGGAGACGGCGCTCGACACCGGCTTTCTGGACGCCTTTGAAACGTCGGCTTCCCGTGTGGCGCTTTCGCGCGGTGCGCTCGACCGGCGTCTGATCCTGTGTCTTTACGGGCTGGGCACGAATGCCGGCCTGAAGCGCGTGGCGGCCGGATGCCCGGATGTCAGCTACGAGGAACTGCTTCATGTTGGCCGGCGCTTCATCCATCGGGATGCGCTGGAGGCGGCCTGCGGACGTGTTGCCAATGCGACGCTGGCAATCCGCAACACCGCCATCTGGGGCGAAGCCGGCACGGCTTGTGCCTCGGATTCCAAGAAATTCGGCGCCTGGGACGGCAACCTTATGACCGAATGGCATGTCCGCTATGGCGGTCGCGGCGTGATGATCTACTGGCACGTCGAAAAGGGTTCAACCTGCGTCTTCTCGCAACTCAAGCGGTGCTCGTCCTCGGAAGTTGCTTCGATGATCAAGGGCGTGCTTCGGCATTGCACCGACATGGAGATCCAGCGGCAGTATGTCGACAGCCACGGCCAGAGCTCGATCGGCTTTGCCTTCTGCCATCTGCTCGGGTTTGAACTGGCGCCACGCCTTAAGGCGATCGCCCGGCAGACGCTGGCGCTGCCGCATCCAGGCCTGCGCGCTTGCCCAATCTGCTTCCCATTCTTTCCAGCGTCATCAACTGGGAGGAGATCGAGCAGAATGCACAGCGGGTTAGCCGATCCCGAAGCGATCCTGCGCCGCTTCGCCCGCGCCGAGGTGATGCACCCGACCTATAAGGCACTCGCCGAACTCGGCCGGGCGATCAAGACGATCTTCCTTTGCCGGTATTTGCGCCACGAGAAATTCCGCCGCGAAATCCACGAAGGCCTGAATGTGATCGAGAACTGGAACAGCGCCAACAGCTTCGTCTTCTTCGGCAAGGGTGGCGAGATCGCCTCGAACCGGGTCGATGAGCAGGAGATATCGGTGCTGGCCCTGCATCTGCTGCAGGCGTCGCTTGTCTATGTGAACACGCGCATGATGCAGTCGGTGTTGAGCGAGCCGAAATGGTCGGCGCGGCTAACGCCGGAGGATTATCGCGGCCTGACGCCGCTGATACGGGCACGTCAATCCTTATGGCCGCTTCAACCTCGACCTGAACAGCAGGATCGATTTTGA